A stretch of DNA from Endozoicomonas sp. 8E:
CACACGGCGGCCATCAGCACTGAAGGTGGCTGAATAGACCGGACCACTATGGGAAAGGATGACTTTCTGTTTCCATGATCCATCATCCTCCTGACCATATATTTTCGACTGGCCAACCCAATTGGCGGTCGCCAAATGACGACCATTGGGACTGAAGCTGGCTGAGTAGACGTTATCACTTTGGGAAATGATGCCTTTTAGCTCCCATGATCCATCGGTCTTCTGGCCGAAGATTTTCACTGTTTTATCCTCACCGACGATGACTAGATGGCGGCCATCGGCGCTGAAGGTGGCTGTGTTGAAATGGAAGGAATGGGTAATTTTGGCTTTTTCCGCTAACTTGAATTTTTTACATTCAGACATCAGTTTACTGTTGCTGAAAAGTAACTGAACAGGAAAATAAGAGCTCTTTCGTTGTTTTATGAGTGAATCGATAGTTTCTGAATTCGCAAACGTCTGCAACCAATCACGGAGCTGTTGCTCGTCTTTTGTCTTAATTGCGGCCTTTAGTTGATATAGGTGTGGTGAAGGAAACCGGCGATCCCACGCTCTTTCCAGAGCTCTGTTTTGTTTAACAAAATCGCGAAAATATCGGCATACCTTTGCTAAACGGATAATCTCTCGAAAACCCAGACAGCGAATAATCTTTAACTGTGTTAATTCGGGCAAAGCTAAAATCGGAGAGTTATTGTTGTGATATAAAGCAACGTCCCTACCTGCAATGACACCCGTTGGTGCTTCCTCAAGCTGAGGTTGCAAAGGTCTTGGCGAGAGTGATTCGTGTATATCTGAAGCGCTGTTGATAGGGTTCATCCCTGATTGCTCCGTAGCATCAAAGTCAGTCTTTATCCTCGCCTGGAAAGGATAGTTAAAATGGATTCGATCTGTTGGAGTCGGTTTTATACTGGAAGTTCAAAAAAGATTGAGGTCAGTGGAACTAATAGCAATCATTCGATCATCAATTCTTCTTCCGAAGTTCAGTGATCCTCACCGTGTCATCTTTACAGACGGTCATCACATTTCGGCTGTCGGGACTGAAACTGGCTGCGGTGAGTTCTGTCTCTTTTTGAATGACGGCTTTTTTCAGCCATGACCCGTTGGTCTCGAGACCATAAATTTTCACTACACCATCGACACTGGCGGTCAACACATGGCAAGCATCGGCACTGAAAGTGGCTGAGACGACCTCATCCTGATGGACAATGCGGGCTTTTAGAGCCCATGATCCATCGGCCTGCAGGCTGCTGATTTTCGCTATGGCATCACTGGTGGTCACCACATGCTGGCAATCGGCACTGAAGCTCGCTGAGGTGACCTTCTCAGAGTGTTCAATGCAGGCTTTTTCTTCCCATGATCCAGCATTCTGGCTATGGATTATTGCCATACCATTTTTACAGGCGGTCACCACATGGCGGCAGTCGGCGCTGAAGTTGGCTGATTCGATCAAATTATCATGTTCTATCCTGTCCATTTCTTTCCACAATCCATCAGCCTGCAGGTTATAGATTATTGCCGCGTGATTACGATTAGTGCTGAGGACCAGATGGCAGCTATCGGCGCTGAAGTCGGCCAGGAAGACAGGGGCCTTTAGTTGAATGGTAGATGTTACTTCCCACAATCCCGCAGCCAACTGGCCATGAATTTCTACAACGTGATCCAATGAACTAAGAATTATCATGTGACGGCCATCGGGGCTGAGCTTGGCCGAAGTGATCCAATTTCTATGAAAAGTGTCCTCTACTTCCCATGACCCATTGTCTCTCTGACCGATGATTTTCAACGTGTTATAGAAACTGTTGATCACCACACGGCGGCTATTAGCACTGAAGGTGGCTGAAATGATGGGACCCTTATGGGAAATACAGGCCTTTTCTTCCCAGGATCCATGGTCCTCCAGACCGTAGATTTTCGCTGTGCCATCGTGACAGGCAGTGACCAGATAGCGGCCATCGGGGCTGAAGCCAGCTGAATAGACCAAACGATCATGGGTAATGGTGGCTTTTTCTTGCCATGATCCATTGGCCTCCCAGCAGTAGATTTTTGCTGTGTGATCGCTACTGGCGGTTACCAGATGCAGGCCATCGGGGCTGAAACTGCCTTCATAGACTCTCTCACCATGGGTAATTTCGAGTGTTTCCACTAACTCAAATTCTCTGCACAGAGACATTAATTGACTGTTGGTGAAAAGTAACTGAACAGGGAAATGAATATTCTTTCGGTGTTCAATGAGCGACTCGATGGTGCCCTTATTAGCAAAAGGCGCCAACCAATCACGGAGCTGTTGCTCATCTTTTGTCTTAATGGCAGCCTTTAGTTGATAGAGATGTGGTGAAGGAAACCGGCGATTCCATGCTCTTCCCAAAGCGTTATTTTGTTTAAC
This window harbors:
- a CDS encoding F-box protein, with amino-acid sequence MNPIKSHSGIQEPLPPTPRRNRLNEAATVVCSGREVTPYYHNNSPLLDLPELTQLKIIRCLGLREITRLAKVCRYFRYLVKQNNALGRAWNRRFPSPHLYQLKAAIKTKDEQQLRDWLAPFANKGTIESLIEHRKNIHFPVQLLFTNSQLMSLCREFELVETLEITHGERVYEGSFSPDGLHLVTASSDHTAKIYCWEANGSWQEKATITHDRLVYSAGFSPDGRYLVTACHDGTAKIYGLEDHGSWEEKACISHKGPIISATFSANSRRVVINSFYNTLKIIGQRDNGSWEVEDTFHRNWITSAKLSPDGRHMIILSSLDHVVEIHGQLAAGLWEVTSTIQLKAPVFLADFSADSCHLVLSTNRNHAAIIYNLQADGLWKEMDRIEHDNLIESANFSADCRHVVTACKNGMAIIHSQNAGSWEEKACIEHSEKVTSASFSADCQHVVTTSDAIAKISSLQADGSWALKARIVHQDEVVSATFSADACHVLTASVDGVVKIYGLETNGSWLKKAVIQKETELTAASFSPDSRNVMTVCKDDTVRITELRKKN